The following is a genomic window from Procambarus clarkii isolate CNS0578487 chromosome 75, FALCON_Pclarkii_2.0, whole genome shotgun sequence.
GCTAGATTCATCAATAGCTTTACATTTTTGTAATAAAAAAtgtaaaatatatacaaaaatacagtacaatactgtATATGCTTTCATAATGCCAAGCGAATTTATAGGAACTTTCATAATTGTGGTTGTGCTTTACTCTCCAAGAAAGCAAATGGCTGACCATGGGATGGACATTGTGACCACCAGTAGCCTCAAATTCCCTCCTTATCTCAATTCTCTATATCAAATGGTACTTTAATAATAAGAGCATAATCTGCAAAAAGTGATGGATATAGTTCTGAACATTATAGGTAAAAATCCAAGAAAATACTGTACCTTCATTGGCCATATAAGGGAAAAAAGATAACATCTCGCCTCCATAAATGAAAGCCCAAAAGTCATTGTTTTCAACGTTATGTATCTCTGTACATTTCTATTAAAAATATTATACAAGAATTTTGTCCTCGTGTCTAAATATATATGAAGGCATATGTTCCATGTCACACAAGATGTGTGCCGACATTATGTCGTAATCGTTTTTTCCATATTTTTTCCCTATGTGGACATGCATAGCTCTAGCATGCAGTACTCTGGATAATAAGTATATATACTACAGATATTAAAACAAGAATGATCAGCCTACAAAGAAATGctactcatgtattaataaatctTACCTTCTCCTTACAATATGGGCACGTCTGTTTCTTGCCGACAATGCACCAGCCTCGAATACAAAATTCATGAAAGGTGTGACCACAAGAGAGCCGATAGGTGTTCTCAATGatcccctcctcgccctcctggcACCAGCTGTGGGTTGCCACACACGGCGCACACTCCAGGCTCCAGCGTACGATGTAGGCATGCCATGTGGAGTATAGTACTGAAATTTGAAGTACATTACTGTATCAGGAATCCTGCTAAGATACGCATCATTGTTCTAAGCAATCCGAATTGGAAAATGCTAGGCTCTACTACATTTTCCATCAAAATAATATAGATTTTACGTACCAAAACAGcagacatggtaaaaaaaaaaagtatactcAAGTGATTAACAAAAGTAGAAAACAACTGAAGTATAATGGATGAGTAAATATAAGCAAGAATAAGTCTGAACAAAATTGGGGAAATATGGAATATGTGAGGATCGAGGAACTGTAAGAACAGCAAAACACAGATGACTGTATTTGGCACTGGAGGAGGGAAAGCATGCTTACAGGAATCAAGATAGAAGAAATAATAAAACCTTACAGAAAGTATACTAACCCCAACGTGAGAAGCCATCTTGCCGGCACACACTTCGGCAATATCTCGCCCAAGAACCCCATAATACAGTCCATAGAAAATAAAGATAAGGCCACTGTCCATCCACACACTGGGCTTCACTCCGAACAAGAAGTtaaagcccatcatagttatcatAATGATTACGTAACCCACCACTCCGAGGCCACAGCAGATCTTGTAGATGAGAAGAAACCATTTATATACTTGTCTGCAATAATAATAAACCAAGATTATTAATAGGCAATACAGATTATTTGCTATCACATCAATATGACTGAATATTCATGAAACTGATGGAATAGAGCTTAAGAAGATTAAACAGAACTGAATTGTCCCCTTTATTCAACAGCTACCTAAGCTTAGTTCTATCATACAGATTTATTTACATTTTAGAATAGCTTAACCACAGTGCTGCGTCAGCTGAGAAAACTCGTTTGCCCATTATTGCGCCAACAGAGAAAACAccattttaattttttaattttatattttagtaattttttatatatatattattacttaGGGACCTGATTAGAGTAACTCAATTGCAATTGCAAGACTATTCAGTCTTAGTTGGACATTCCAAGATGCTGCAGGTGGACATTCAAACTTTTCACGGGTACCAAAATATGGGACTTAAAACTACTGTTTATACTCAATAAGCAACATTATATGGGTCCCATCCCCATTAAGGCTAGCTGGACATTTGAATCAGCTGAATTTTTACCAAGGCAAGcccaataatgattttttttaatttattagcGTTTTTTTGTTTGCCGGAAATCTCTGTACCCTAAATTTTTATTTGAGGTAATAAGTCAAAAACTTGAATTCTAATTTATTCAGCTTACCCAAAAATCTGGGCTCCTGGAATTTGCATTTCCGAACTCTTACAGCTTGTTCCTACAGATGGTATTCCAACCACTCATAGTGTAGCTCCTAAACCCCATGATGCTGGTTGACGCAATAAAAAGGGAGTGCGCGGTTATCACACAACAAGATTAATACATCTACGCACAAATGAACTGTGTCATCAAGGTGGCTGACCTGGGCGTAGTTTGCTCTAGTGGTCGCTCAAGGGCTTTCTTCACTACTATGATGGTGATGGAGGAGAAAACCAGCCAGATGAAGATGAACCGCCACCAGTGGTTATGCAGGCATAGGATGAAGGGGATCAACCAAACACCAATCATACTCACTAGCTGCAAAGTTCATTAATAATCACACATAAATTTGCAATTAAATTACGAGTCAGTTTAGTAATGTTTACAGAAtttactgattgattgatgaggattaagccacccaaaaggtagcacgggcatgaatagcccgtaagtggacgcccttttgagccattaccagtatcaatagatgatactggagatctgtggaggtgcgactgcaccctgcgtgacgggagatgtctcccgtgagaatTTACTGTTAAAAGCAATCTTTTATGATGCATTTAGTACAAGTAACATTGTTcctaaaattaaaatataattcatttattatgcaccccatacccatccaatgaGCATTAGTAGAAAGGGTTAGAAGCACATAATAGTTTGAAGCTAGACAGAGTAACTAGTGTGAATTTCCCTATGATGTCTACTAAATTATGTTGCAGTTCTTATTACATTAGGCCTTCAGGCTGCTCATATGCAATCCAAGAAGATAATCAACTCCCTCTTCCAACACTAACTCTTCAGTTTCGTCATGAATTCAAAGACCAATATGAGATAGAATTCAAAAAGAGACTGTTTCCAAAGAGTGGCAAATTATGCCTTACGTTTTTAAGAGTGAATACCAACTGGTGCCAAATGATTACAAtccattcttgaggttatcttgagttgatttcggggcttagtgttcccgcagcccagtcctcaaccaggcctcctttttgttacacatcccccaggaagcagcccgtagcagctgtctaactcccaggtacctatttactgcttggtgaacagtggcataagggtgaaagaaactctgcccatttgtttctgcctccaccggggatcgaacccggaacctcaggactacgagtcccgagcgctgtacactcagccgtcaggctggTAGCAGTGCATCACCCAGCACCCTGGAAGACACTGCCTCAGTCAGCAGATTCCTCCCTAAGTAGTAGTTACTTTAGATTCTTCCCTAAGTAGAAAGTCAATGGAGAGAACACACATTTGACCAACACAAttatataactttttttttttggtccaTACTTTTGCGCACGCACACACCAACAGCCGAGTGTACAGCACTCGGGAGtcataatcctagggtccggggatcgatccccggcgatagcagaaacaaatgggcagtttctttcaccctgatgcactgttcacctagcagtaaataggtacctgtgagttagacagctgctatgggctgcttcctgggggagtgtgtggaaaaaaaaatcaaTTGATAGATTGACTGATGAGAAGCACGTAGCCAGAGCGCAAtccacacaagcacaactaggtgaatactagacCACGATAGGACAAAAGCCTATCAACCTGGAACTCTTCTGAATTCACCAGCAGACTCTGGAGTCCCGAACTAGTGCCCAACCAGAATTTTTACGAAGATTAAAAAATGGGAACGTCTGTGAATCACCAGAATGCCAGTTCAAGTCACCTCATTGCCCaaaatgattttctcattgatatatcacgccatCGCGATTTCTTTGTGATCTGAAAGAGGGGTGTAAAGGTAAGAACCCCATTACCTGCAGGTAGGCCTATCAAGCAGTGTGCACATCATTCATGGTGCCACTGAAAAGTTCTCACAATAACTACATTTctttccttcttgaggttatctagaggttatcttgagatgatttcggggctttttagtgtccccgcggccctggtcatcgaccaggcctccatccccaggaagctagcccgtgacagctgactaacacccaggtacctattttactgctaggtaacaggggcatagggtgaaagaaactctgcccattgtttcgtgccggtgcctgggatcgaacccaggaccacaagatcacaagtccagcgtgctgtccgctcggccgaccggctccccccccccccctcggtatACTTgggagtgggttctgggagttcctctactccccaagcccagcctgggcCCAGCCTTGACATGTAATAGCTTGGTTCAAAAGGCAGTTACTTGAAGTGGCCCCCAGGCCTGCATATCCACCTCAATCCCAGTTGGTCTGGCATTTCTTGTAGGGACTTGTCTAATTGATCCCTGAACACCTCcacttttgttccagcaatattttattattattttcatactAACAAGGCAGTAAAAATGTGATTCTTTGGGAAACAGAAGTAGGAAATTTTTTTACAAGAGGATAAATTAAAAATTACAATACCACACTGTACTTTCAAATGACAAATAGAACTTTCTCCCACCTGATATGACTTATAATGATTCTTTTTCCAGGCCACAAGTCCAATCTGTGCTATTATAGTAACCAACATCAAGATAAGAACCATCTCTGCATGCATCTCCTCGTGGCCCTTGTGCTTCTCGTGCAACCGAAGGTGATCTAATCTGCCGAAGAAATTATATTGATcagaagataaaaaaaaaaaaagctagcaATAAGAATTAGCCAAAGATGCACAGATGATAATAAAGCATATTAACTCTCTTAACTGCACACGCTATTTCTGTACCAATTTTGACATGTGGACAAAAAGATTTTGTTCTgaagttattttttcttttatcagtgttATATCATCCAGGAAGCACGAAAATCCAAGTAAAAAGTCTCTACCTACTGTAGGTTTAGATATAGTGGCCAGGAGAAGTTGCATTTTTGGGTAAAAATAAGGCGACGTGCCACACTGAAATAACtttgttgatttattttcattgtttcttACTTTTTGTGTGTTTTAACATGTTGTGTGTGTCAATAATGGTGTTCATTATGAAAATACACTATAAGTATGTACatttgtgttgaccagaccacacactagaaggtgaaggggcgacgacgtttcggtccgtcctggaccattaccattttgtaagtcgattgtgatgaggaagtagagatacttcaacatactttagccacgttattgtgactcatcgcctacatttGTGTATAAATATATGCACAACCTGTATTTAttcatactaatatatataagcCTCAATCTTGTACCATATGTTTACATAGCACACATTTTGCTTGTAAACATATACATGATAATCCCTCATTTGCTGTTGATAAAAGTTCCAAGGCTCCTAGCATGGCTGCCCTCCACATTCAGATATTGGACAGTGATGCACGCAGACACTGTCGGCATATTTTTTCTAAAGCCCTCGAAGGAAACAAATGAACTCatgattttttttcaaatatgtCAAATGGTGGACAGAGATCTCTAGTGTCAAATGATGTCCCCCCTAGATTGTGTAGGGGAAAGGCTATTAACCTATTAATAGCCTACTTAATAGCCTAAAGGCTATTAAGTAGGCAGTattaactgcccgaaacgctttgcgtaatagtggctttaggcattgtatgtactagctctatctataaagccaacaaacattgtaaaatctctttatgtatgtacctttacctaaataaaaattattattattattattaacaaaattggggggggggtggagggagggaccTTAAATCGTCTCTTGGTGATTGGAGCATATGGGCAAATTGCCCGATATGATTGGAGCAGTGTAAGGGGTTAGCAGAGTATTCCCAGAGAAGTATATGATAAGCAATAAATGTCATATAGTATGGTATCAAAAAAAAATTGTGTTCTACtacatatataaaaaattaaactTGGCTTTTAATTTCCCCTCATACAGTATACTTTAGTAAAAGAAAAATGTCTTTTGAATAgcaatttaataaaattaaaaaaatcagATCAAATGAGAGTACAAATGACTTAAATACTGTAATTGGTAGGGTGCTCTAAAATGGAATTCCTGTTTTGAAGTGAAGATGTATAATTAAATGTAGCAGGGTGTGAAAAATGTACAGGTACCTGGCAAATTTCTTTTTTTGTAACAAACAAACATTTTTCTTCAATTGAACAACTATGACTAACATAGCAAAATGGTTTCGGTCAAAACTAAGTAAAGATTTTAAAACAATTTCGTTATATAATATCGATACCTTCTCTAATGTATAACCATAAAACACTGAAAATTAAGTTATGAAATCTAATAACGTAATAAAAAAAAGATTtgctagtactgtacagtactattaAATACCGTTACCTTAAaagggttaccttgagatgatttcggggcttagcatcctcatgacccggtcctcgacctggcctcgacCGTAATAACAAGGACAATGAACAACTGGTAATTATATCCTCTAAATTATGTATAAGAACAGTATGTATCATGTTACTTACCTCCATTTTTCCTCTTCTGATAAAAGTACCTCCTGGTCTGTCTGAAAGATAAAATGAAAAGTGAGGCTGCAGTTACCTTAAtctttaccttactttacctgcaGTTAAAAGTACGTCAGTTTAGttctataaaaaaaaatacagtatTCGGTATAAATAGTTAATGCCTTAAGACTTCAATACACTCCAATTACATGTATACATAAAGGGGGCCTAACTAGTTGACCTCTCACAGTGTCCATGAGAACTTTATCAATACAGCTAAATGATACCTGGTCCACTGAGCTGCGATTCATACATCAGACTGCCGGCAGTGGAGtctaatgcccgaaacgctacgcatactaatgactttacaagaatgtaaaaacatctatGCTATGCACTCTTATAAaccaaatgtaccttcttgtgtgtaggtatgtatgtatatataaataaataaattataataattataatactaaAGGCCTATTTGACCAGACCACTAACCAAGATGCCTagtcaacaactgagccacagggacattggtTCCCAGAACCAACACAAAGGATACAAATCAAAGGATAAATCTACACTGGTAGTGTGAATCCTAAAAATCACAAAAGCTCATGACTGAGCTTGATAAATGTTTTACTTCAAAGACCAAGATAACTTCAAAATTATACACTTGTCGTAAACCTTAGGGGGCGTCACATCTGAAATAGACGAACATGCCGATGACGAAGTTTATCAACCTGAACATAACCAAAGATAATGGCTTAATTGCCAATGAATCTCACAAAGCCTGAAAGTTGGCCACTAACAATACCTGTAATGAAAATaatgggggaacctttgacaagctgctggctAACTGTCCCCATCGAGGCTACTAGAGTTGGGGGCCTTCAGATATATTTCAGGTATATAATAAATATGCAATGGTCATACAGTATTACATAGTATAAAAATCCacacttatgtatttgtgaattttatgtaaAGATACACAGTTTACTATGGAAAAAAGAGTTAATAAAGAATTCCCCCTATTTTGGATTGTAGGTAAAAGTAACGATTAATTTACATGCAGTACTTATGGGCAAGACACATACAAACTCATATATTCATTGTCTTTATGAAACCTAAGCTGGTTCTTGTGACATTTGGCAGTAACAAGGGAAGACTCGAAGGCTCGTAAGACACACACAGTatctttgtttaatttattaCATTATCTACCTTCTTTCAAAATCCGTTTTTGTACTTTCAAGtttcatatattcattttttctcaCATTCTAATTCAGTTAAGACGAGTGTACTCACCGGTCTTTATCTAAGAGCAAATAGGATTTGTGGCCCTGTCTTACCTAGAAGCTAAACTTAAATAATGGTACCTACAAAAGCATTTTTTGGATTTAGGTTATCCCTCATGGTTTATTGAAAAAGTACATAGTATATCTAAAGGCATCCTTTACACTGAGACCAAAAGATGCCATTGGAATCCTGATAAGAAAATAGTTTTGAAATTACTATATAACCCTCTATTAAATAAACTGGCCCATAATGTAAATGATGCAAGACATTAAAACGTTTTTAATTCCCCCAATACAATTAAAGAAAGGGTTTGCAAGAATAGAGTAGATGGTAGAAATCCAAAAGGCAGATATATTAACTTGTAGAGATTACAACGAAGTCTATGTGGGGGAAACACGTTGAAAACTTGAGATCAAAACTGCTGAACATAAAAAACACATTAAGAATCATGGGTGGTGGTAATGCTGTAGCAAACCATAGTTGGGAAAAGGATCATAACATTGATTTTATGAAGTGTGAAATAATCTATAAAAGTTGATGCAAGACATTGAGggcaacagagatattagaactCGAAGGGTAGAAGAAGGGGTTATAATAAATACTCCTGAAATACTTTCGCTGCTAACAAAAACTTTACTTCGGAGGATAGCTTTACAAAAAAAATAATTCAAAGTGAATTAAATCTTAAATAGACAAATGTAAGTAGACCCAATAGCCGCTCTCCTTTGGGAATGGACGGAGTCACGAAGGATATCATCCAGATGAACACCTCTATTAATAACAACTCCAGTTCTCAGAATATCGATGATAGAAAGGACACCTAATCGTAATTCCATAGATGAGATCTCCGCAGGTGTATCAGCAGTCAGGAATGGTAGTGACATGGTCAGGAAGTCAAGAAAGCCAAGATGATTGGATCCTGGGAAGTAGCTGCATTAGTCGTTGAGATTGAGtctccttgacaaagcactctgcAGAATGTCAAAGACTTAAgaacaacataagaacaaaggtaactgcagaaggcctattggcccatacgaggcagctcctattctataaccacccaatcccactcatatacttgtccaacccgtgcttgaaacaatcgagggaccccacctccacaatgttacgcggcaattggttccacaaatcaacaaccctgttactgaaccagtatttacccaagtctttcctaaatctaaacttatccaatttatatccattgtttcgtgttctgtcctgtgttgatacttttaataccctattaatatccccccggttatgtccattcatccacttgtaaacctctatcatgtcacccctaactcttcgcctttccagtgaatgcaacttaagctttgttaatctttcttcatatgaaagatttctaatttggggaattaacttagtcatcctacgctggacacgttcaagtgaatttatatccattctataatatggcgaccaaaactgaactgcataatctaaatggggcctaactagagcaagatatagcttgagaaccacaccaggtgtcttgttactaacgctgcgattaataaatccaagtgtccgatttgccttattacgaacatttatgcattgatccttttgttttaaattcttactaatcataactcccagatccctttcgcaatccgacttcgcaatcacaacaccatctagctcgtatcttgtaactctatcatcattacctaacctcagaactttacatttatcagcattaaactgcatctgccaatcctttgaccatgacTTGGTGCAAGTCCTTTGACTTGGTGCAACTCTTTACATAAAATTTATAAATACACACGTGTGAGTTTTATCCAAAGTTATGTCTGTAaaaaagacattaccattacttaaaTTACCAAGTACTACTACATAGTACAGCTTTATTTTAAAGGCCGCTAATCACAAATTCACACCTCCTGACTTAATCTTACCTGAACCAAGACAATAACACTGAAAATGGGGCGTTCTTAAGACACATTTTGGCTGAAAACCTTCCTCCCGGCGATTCAAAACCACGCTGCGCCTGCTACCGCAAGCAAATGCAGAGACAAGAGGCCAACAATGGCCAAAAATTCCCCTAAACTCGCTTCAAACCCGCATAAATGCCCCCGTAGCGACTACCCAAGAGCCTCACCAAGTTCTCCCTGATAATCCTGAGGAGCTTCTCATCCAGGGGATTGGGAATATGGCCTCTCGGGACGTGGTGGTGGCCGTGGTGGTGATTCATCTCCGCCATTTTTGTTGTTGTGGTCGGCGAGACTCAGCTGAGCGCGCAGGCAGGGTCAAGGAACGGAGACAGGCAGGCAGCCCAGTGTCATAGACGGTCAAGGAACGGAGACAGGCGACCCACTGTCAGACGGTCAAGGAACGGAGACAGgtttaaattgaaattgaaataagtttattgaggaaaaatacacacaaagggatgaggtagctcaagctattctcaccccgttcagtacatcgtgttaatacatacatataaacacatcacaaacaataaacataataccaaacattctgagagataaacatctacatccaACACGGAGACAGGTGACTCAGTGTCATAGACGGTCAAGGAACGGAGACAGGCGACCCACTGTCATAGACAGCTAGACGGTCAAGGAACGAAGACAGACAGGTGACCCAGTGTCATAGACGGTCAAGGAACGGAGACAGGCGGCCCAGTGTCATAGACGGTCAAGGAACGGAGACAGGCGACCCACTATCATAGATGGTCAAGGAACGGAGACAGACAGGTGACCCAGTGTCATAGACGGTCAAGGAACGGAGACAGGCGGCCCACTGTTATAGACGGTCAAGGAACGGAGACAGGCGGCCCACTGTTATAGACGGTCAAGGAACGGAGACAGGCGACCCACTATCATAGATGGTCAAGGAACGGAGACAGGCAGGCGGCCCAGTGTCATAGACGGTCAAGGAACGGAGACAGGTGACCCAGTGTCATAGACGGTCAAGGAACGAAGACAGGCGGCCCAGTATCATAGACGGTCAAGGAACTGAGACAGGCAGGCGGCCCAGTGTCATAGACGGTCAAGGATCGGAGCATTCAAAGGATTAATATGCcagaatttacccgagggccattaGAGAGACAGTggcttcgacgaggacaggaagccggcggcttgtcaaatgtctCCCCATTTGTCTATTCTATACACGATAGACTAGCAGCaagtcccccccccttcccccagaagGTCAAACTAGGGGAAAATAAAATgtctttacatatatatatatatatatatatatatatatatatatatatatatatatatatatatatatatatatatatatatatatatatatatatatatatatatatatatatatgacaatgtcagaccacggaggaaaatgaaacaggaatttccttaagtactttcgtatattaaatacatcttcagaaggaataattccttctgaagatgtatttaatatacgaaagtacttaaggaaattcctgtactTAAGTACTTAAGTACTTAAGgaattcctccgtggtctgacattgtcacattcttaatcacgtgtttactttcgtgatatacacacacgcacacacacacacacacatatatatatatatatatatatatatatatatatatatatatatatatatatatatatatatatatatatatatatatatatatatatatattgactccAGTCCCTGTTAAGCGGTAGTGGCGACCCAGATATCCAAGGTGACTCCTTGTAAATGTTCCTTTGTGGGAGGTCTCGCCCCACACTGGGTCGGCCGCCGACCTAGCACCGGTAGCAACACCACCTGACCACTATATATATTGCTTGCATAGGCTTGAGAATGTAAGGCTTATTTACGGGtttactatagcccgtgctacatggacatttcgttctgagtagctgaatctaaaacaacaacatcagccGCTTGAGAACAGTTTACAGTTCGCTACATAGAAATGTTGTTCCAGTAACTGAATCTAGAACAACAACTTGAGAAACGTTTAATATACGTATGTTCCGCCTCTAGTGATGGACGAAGCTATGCATAAATGATGTAATTTTGGCGACTCGAATTTCAAAGATAAATCTTGTATAATATAGTTTGATTATAAGCATTGTAAAGGTTGCAACGTGGAAATAATTGTCATATACATATGTATGATTTGGGTATATACATGTAACAGTATTTATAATTGGCCATAagtttggtttggtgttgggcttaaggtctatcaacctctataCGGGTTGTTTAGGACCACCAACGAGAgcttatactgaccaaccagcaagtatataaACTTCACCCCTGATTAACATAGTtctaggactaaagtaaactcaatgtatatacaccgagaagcaatGGTATACATCTCAGAGCTTTCTTTAGGCCTAAATTATTCCTTAATGTTAAGGCGATAAAGCTAATACAGTGACTGAGGAGcctatacatttatttatttatttatatacaagaaggtacattgggtttgtgagaatacatagc
Proteins encoded in this region:
- the LOC123771743 gene encoding LOW QUALITY PROTEIN: E3 ubiquitin ligase Rnf121 (The sequence of the model RefSeq protein was modified relative to this genomic sequence to represent the inferred CDS: deleted 2 bases in 2 codons) gives rise to the protein MAEMNHHHGHHHVPRGHIPNPLDEKLLRIIRENLTDQEVLLSEEEKWRLDHLRLHEKHKGHEEMHAEMVLILMLVTIIAQIGLVAWKKNHYKSYQLVSMIGVWLIPFILCLHNHWWRFIFIWLVFSSITIIVVKKALERPLEQTTPRQVYKWFLLIYKICCGLGVVGYVIIMITMMGFNFLFGVKPSVWMDSGLIFIFYGLYYGVLGRDIAEVCAGKMASHVGYYTPHGMPTSYLEPGVCAVCGNPQLVQEGEEGIIENTYRLSCGHTFHEFCIRGWCIVGKKQTCPYCKEKVDLKKMFCNPWEKPHVFYGQLLDWIRLLVAWQPAIIFIVQGINNYLGLQ